The Aphis gossypii isolate Hap1 chromosome 3, ASM2018417v2, whole genome shotgun sequence genome includes a region encoding these proteins:
- the LOC114122853 gene encoding uncharacterized protein LOC114122853: MTSNDQRISVVPSLMKWSYHACNKVQRNKYNGMDVPVVDLRDCCKSVFQFIKLNRNKFNDPQNNRPFSMVHFSTRKKLLKIIINKAPLYGHVDCLSFALEIKVPWFLHPWLKADEACAQAASRGHLECLKYADEMGCRWDSETCEKAAEGGHLNCLRYAHENGCPWSYKTCEKAAGSGHLDCLKYAHENGCLWDSSTCAKAAEGGHVDCLRYALENGCPQDSET; encoded by the coding sequence ATGACGTCAAATGATCAAAGAATTTCTGTTGTACCTAGTCTGATGAAGTGGTCTTACCATGCCTGTAACAAAGTCCAGCGAAACAAGTATAACGGGATGGACGTTCCGGTCGTCGACTTGAGGGATTGCTGCAAATCGGTTTtccaattcataaaattgaacaggaataaatttaatgatccACAAAACAATAGACCGTTTTCAATGGTGCATTTCTCCAcgcgaaaaaaattattaaaaatcataatcaataaGGCCCCATTATACGGGCACGTCGATTGTCTGAGTTTCGCTTTGGAGATTAAAGTTCCATGGTTCCTACACCCATGGCTTAAAGCGGATGAAGCTTGCGCTCAGGCCGCTAGCAGAGGACACCTGGAATGTTTAAAGTATGCAGATGAAATGGGATGTCGCTGGGACTCAGAAACGTGTGAAAAGGCCGCAGAGGGTGGACACCTGAATTGTCTAAGGTACGCCCATGAAAATGGATGTCCCTGGAGCTATAAAACGTGTGAAAAGGCTGCAGGGAGTGGACATCTTGACTGTCTAAAGTATGCACATGAAAATGGTTGCCTGTGGGACTCAAGTACGTGCGCAAAGGCTGCAGAAGGTGGACACGTCGACTGTCTAAGGTATGCACTCGAAAATGGCTGTCCACAGGACTCAGAAACGTGA
- the LOC126550627 gene encoding uncharacterized protein LOC126550627 isoform X3 produces the protein MFTSIIELIDILNYIGDSKRPLVEGTQILQCNHIIDFGIKEENTNKVVYIALCLQTSNLNGHPHEVNISKLCEDGNTVITGSCTCKAGTGKCKHVVGFLLKLQKTSEEEIQHLSCTDLRQQWGKLKNTGIDLYKPIPVKEFCHVDCPTAVYKQVFPESLPPDLQEEVFKSLLQGFYKKGLLKL, from the exons atgtttacttctATAATTGaacttattgatattttaaactacattGGTGATAGTAAAAGGCCATTAGTTGAAGGGACACAAATATTGCAATGCAATCATATAATAGATTTTGGtattaaagaagaaaatacaaataaagttGTTTATATAGCATTGTGCTTACAAACATCCAATTTAAATGGCCATCCTCATgaagtaaatatttcaaaattgtgtGAAGATGGTAATACAGTCATAACTGGTTCGTGCACTTGCAAAGCTGGCACTGGAAAATGTAAGCATGTTGTGGGATTTTTGCTCAAGCTCCAAAA AACTTCAGAAGAGGAGATACAACATTTAAGCTGCACTGATCTTCGTCAACAATGGGGCAAATTAAAGAATACTGGTATTGATTTGTATAAACCAATACCAGTAAAAGAATTTTGTCACGTTGACTGCCCTACTGCTGTTTATAAACAAGTCTTCCCAGAATCACTGCCTCCAGATCTTCAGGAAgaagtttttaaatcattgttacaag GGTTTTACAAAAAGGgtctacttaaattataa
- the LOC126550627 gene encoding uncharacterized protein LOC126550627 isoform X1, producing MFTSIIELIDILNYIGDSKRPLVEGTQILQCNHIIDFGIKEENTNKVVYIALCLQTSNLNGHPHEVNISKLCEDGNTVITGSCTCKAGTGKCKHVVGFLLKLQKTSEEEIQHLSCTDLRQQWGKLKNTGIDLYKPIPVKEFCHVDCPTAVYKQVFPESLPPDLQEEVFKSLLQGFPDSAISIHLQGRHSPRINKLQDTVIPGYDKNNFYVNLVTAHNLIISDEQNNISELIKNSSPDAIHFYTRKVLINEQESINLCNSTLSQTGPLWYMSRQLRITGTSAYKLFTYFSGELQNKNINLRLKSLFFSKFCGNSATKYGVENEPLAIKSFEKLKNETVIKSGFVVNIHCPWLGYSPDGHFMCNNQIYLIEIKCPVMGKTIFGLELLKSLKYITINNLGIPFLKKKHSYYGQIQLGLLLSNIKLCYLVIYEKVNDSVILIEVMFDEEFCKEFYSTLSCIYFKYVLPFLMENEVNK from the exons atgtttacttctATAATTGaacttattgatattttaaactacattGGTGATAGTAAAAGGCCATTAGTTGAAGGGACACAAATATTGCAATGCAATCATATAATAGATTTTGGtattaaagaagaaaatacaaataaagttGTTTATATAGCATTGTGCTTACAAACATCCAATTTAAATGGCCATCCTCATgaagtaaatatttcaaaattgtgtGAAGATGGTAATACAGTCATAACTGGTTCGTGCACTTGCAAAGCTGGCACTGGAAAATGTAAGCATGTTGTGGGATTTTTGCTCAAGCTCCAAAA AACTTCAGAAGAGGAGATACAACATTTAAGCTGCACTGATCTTCGTCAACAATGGGGCAAATTAAAGAATACTGGTATTGATTTGTATAAACCAATACCAGTAAAAGAATTTTGTCACGTTGACTGCCCTACTGCTGTTTATAAACAAGTCTTCCCAGAATCACTGCCTCCAGATCTTCAGGAAgaagtttttaaatcattgttacaag gttttcCAGACTCGGCAATATCTATTCACTTACAAGGTCGCCATAGTCCTCGGATCAATAAACTGCAAGACACTGTAATACCCGgttacgataaaaataatttttatgttaatttggtAACtgcacataatttaataatctctgatgaacaaaataatatatctgagcttattaaaaatagttcccCAGatgctatacatttttatacaagaaaagttttaattaatgaacaaGAATCAATAAATCTGTGTAATAGTACATTGTCTCAAACAGGGCCATTGTGGTATATGTCTCGTCAATTGAGAATTACTGGTACATCagcttataaactatttacttatttttctggggaacttcaaaataaaaatattaatttgagaCTGAAgtccttatttttttctaagttttGTGGAAATAGTGCTACTAAATATGGGGTGGAAAATGAACCATTGGCTATTAAgtcttttgaaaaattaaaaaatgaaactgtTATTAAATCTGGCtttgttgtaaatattcattgtCCTTGGTTAGGATATAGTCCAGATGGGCATTTCATGtgcaataatcaaatttatcttATTGAAATTAAGTGTCCTGTTATgggaaaaacaatatttggaTTAGaactattaaaaagtttaaaatacattacaattaataatttaggaaTACCCTTTCTAAAAAAGAAACACTCTTATTATGGACAAATTCAGTTAGGCTTATTACTTAGcaatattaaactttgttatttagttatttatgaaaaagttAATGATTCTGTTATCCTAATAGAAGTAATGTTTGATGAAGAATTTTGTAAAGAATTTTATTCTACCTTAAgttgtatatatttcaaatatgttttaccttttttaatgGAGAACgaggttaataaataa
- the LOC126550627 gene encoding uncharacterized protein LOC126550627 isoform X2 produces the protein MFTSIIELIDILNYIGDSKRPLVEGTQILQCNHIIDFGIKEENTNKVVYIALCLQTSNLNGHPHEVNISKLCEDGNTVITGSCTCKAGTGKCKHVVGFLLKLQKTSEEEIQHLSCTDLRQQWGKLKNTGIDLYKPIPVKEFCHVDCPTAVYKQVFPESLPPDLQEEVFKSLLQAGFYKKGLLKL, from the exons atgtttacttctATAATTGaacttattgatattttaaactacattGGTGATAGTAAAAGGCCATTAGTTGAAGGGACACAAATATTGCAATGCAATCATATAATAGATTTTGGtattaaagaagaaaatacaaataaagttGTTTATATAGCATTGTGCTTACAAACATCCAATTTAAATGGCCATCCTCATgaagtaaatatttcaaaattgtgtGAAGATGGTAATACAGTCATAACTGGTTCGTGCACTTGCAAAGCTGGCACTGGAAAATGTAAGCATGTTGTGGGATTTTTGCTCAAGCTCCAAAA AACTTCAGAAGAGGAGATACAACATTTAAGCTGCACTGATCTTCGTCAACAATGGGGCAAATTAAAGAATACTGGTATTGATTTGTATAAACCAATACCAGTAAAAGAATTTTGTCACGTTGACTGCCCTACTGCTGTTTATAAACAAGTCTTCCCAGAATCACTGCCTCCAGATCTTCAGGAAgaagtttttaaatcattgttacaag caGGGTTTTACAAAAAGGgtctacttaaattataa